Part of the Zingiber officinale cultivar Zhangliang chromosome 6A, Zo_v1.1, whole genome shotgun sequence genome, ACAAGCATAACTAAACTCATACTAtaataacaataacaaccaagccttatcccattaAGTGGGGTTGACTATATGGATTCTCTTGTGCTCTATTTTCTACTATATAATCATTTATATTCAAATTCATATTATCTTGATTTCGTTGCTAAACAAGTATTCTTTAACGTTTCACTTTCTCATTTAATGcgtatatttattataatttcacaatgcctaattggagcatttattgatcgCCTAAGTACATGTGTGTATCATCTTAAGTGCGCCCCTTAGAGTTTTCCCTCAATGGGCATGTCCATGACTTTCTCTCttatgtttttatttcttatcttttctGTCCTCGTATGCTCGTACGTCCACCTTAATATTCTGATCTCTGTAACTCTTATCTTTTACTCATGCTTGAGTCATAactcaacattcagctccatataatatagTAAATCTCATCGCCATTTTTAGAATTtccttttaagttttagaggtattttaGGATCACAAAGACGCAACGTTATCCTTCATTTTATATAAGGCATTTCTCTCGAGCCCTTTATCCTTTTGTAAAATGATCTTAAATAGTTAAAAGCTCTCAATGACAACTAATTCGTCATTttttatcttaacaattatcttattATATCTCCTTTATGTGAGactcatggtttaaaattttgtaCTATGCTGGAGGAAATGGGTGGAATTTGTCATTCCAACCGCTGTTTGACACTAGCACTGTGGGCACGATCTTGCGGCGACCTTCATAGGGTCACGGAGGCCGTCATGATCCCACGACACTGGGATCCCATGACAACCTTTGCGGGATTGTGGAAGCTGCCATGATTCTGCAACAACCTCCACGGGCTTGCAGGGCACCGAGatccaacattttttttttctttttttaaaaaatattttatttttttgtatcgAAATCATATCGGCTCGATACGTTACTGAAACCATATTATTCCGAAACACCAATACGTTCGaaattttaaactatcataaTACCCATACTAACTAATATAAAGAAACTACACAAAATTAAAATGCATAAAGAAACAATCCATgcaataagagaaataaaatggATGGACATTAATAGGGTATCTCTGAGCATGAACATCTTAGGCCTCGAAAATCATTTCAAGCTTGTGAATCTGAAGGTCAGGAAAAGTGGAGAATGAACACACTAGTGCAAAATGGGTGTAAGAAAAAATATGTACAATCTATTATTATAGAAGGCAACAACAAAGATCCACAAATTATTGTTTTCATATTCATTCAGCATCATGACATTATTATCCAAGTTTCCTCTTTATAGTATTACACATTGTCCATCTTATGTTACATAAGCTTTTGTGTTTTTAGTTCTTTAGTGTTCTCAAGGTGGATTAAGTTCCTTTAAGGTACTATCCAAGTTTCTATCACCTATCAAGTCTTCATAAGTCTGCGTTATCACTAACAACAATGATACGCAGGCACAAATCAATAAGAACTAAGAGCATCATAAAAAGACAAACAAGTGAAATAATAAGTATCAAAGGTAAGAGTGTAGAGTGGtttccaaaaaaataaaaaacaaaaaataaacccTCCCAATGTATAACAAGAAACAAATATCCAAATGTATATACTATGAAGCAAATATCTCAATGTACAACACGAAGCAAATATCCAAAGGTATATCAGGATGCATGTACAAGGAACTATTAAATAGATTTTCATTCTCTTTAATCTCGATTTTATCATGCAATATTGTCTTCTAAAGTTTTTCCCTTTGAAAACAACATATTCATCAATATCAGATAATCTTCTAATTATGTTTCATTAATTTAATCATGTACAAGAAAATGCTAAATAGAATTGAGTAGGAAATACCACCTGATAGAGGACTTAGATTGCGCTGGCTCACTCTAGTGAACTCTAAACTCCTCAGACAAGTGGATCTACAAGGGTACACCAAAAAGGAAGGGTACACTAAAATGGAACATATATCACATGCCAAATAAAATTGCCAGAAGTAtatacaaaaaataataattttaaactatGGACACCAAttctaatattttattatatagtGTATACCAAAAAGGAATTTATATTACAATGCAAACAAAATTACCAGAAGTTTATacaaaataagaaatttaaaCTATGGACACCAATTCTAATATTTTATTAGATACTATTTAGCATACAACACAATTATCTCCAACTATGATTAAATTCCAAAAACCTCTCATCCGTACCCCTATTTCCAACCCATGTCcaacaaaatatgaaaatttcaCCTCAGCAATCATACCTTTTAAACTATATAGAGACTGCATATGCAGAGCAGCCTTAGATGCTGCTACAGCGGTTGCAATGACAGATAAGGGAGGTAATGTTGCATGCAAGCTAAAACAAAAAAACCCGAAGGACGCTAGGCCCTTTATTGTGAGGAAAGGAGGTGGGAGCAAGGTGAAACCTTTATAATTGATCGAGGATGACAAACATGTGTGGAAACTTGGCACAAGGCAGTGATAGTCATGGTGATCACCTCTGACGCAATTGCTATAGCTACAATGGCAAACAACTCTAGCTAGGCGGCGATGATGGCGCTATGTAACAAGaggtgaaaaaaaaatgaatgacaGAGAGAAGAGAAGCAAGAGGGCATGGGTGACGATGATGTGAGCAGTAGCAATGTGTGTTGTAGTGACAATGTGGGTGACAACATGGGTGGCTGCGACGCGGGCAACAATGACATGGACAGTGACATGGGTGTCATGACTGGGAAAGGAGTCAATGATGTACATGTTTAGGAAGGAggattaggttaattaaatttgcaATTTTGCAAATAAGTTTGTAAATTTTTAGAAATCACAACTAGGTGCTTAAAAAATGAATAATATAACATTTATGTACATTGAACTTTTGCTTGCTAATGACAATTGAAGAAAACCATTTTCTTCTAAATTAGTAGATTATTTGTTTTACCTCTATGGCTCTATCAACTAGGATTGAATTTGCATATATGCttagtaaaagaaaattaaagtaAATGAAGCATTTATTTATAATGTACGACAACCATATATTCCATTTACCAAGGAAAAGAGCATTTTCCATATATATAATCCTTTGATACGTAGCCCTTCTCTAAAATATATGATAttagacaatgtgtaatgatCATTAAAGGCAAAACTCCCGAGCAAAGTGCCTAACTTTTACTTTGTTTTTCCAAATCACACTCCCTAGTTTGGTTCTTCTCAGAATGTGTATCTTTCTTcactctcttttatatttctcaAAACCCCTAGCttcataaaatatattttttctaaatttcttaaggctgaaactttatcattttttgataaataagggttcatgagactaagatcttttgtattttttttttttaactgaaGGGTGAGTTGTTTCAGACTATCAGGCATTATCAGCTTAAAAACAATTTAATGACCCTCTGCAAATTCTAAATCACAAATTAAGATCATATTTGAACTCAATATGTACTATTTTGGTCCATTAAGAATGTTTGGCTCAACCCTAGAACAATTACCATTTGTAAAGTggagaagataaaaaaaaattgatacaaTAACACCCATCTTTCCTTGTAAATCAAATCTCATTCCTCAACTATGAGAAACAAAGATAAAAAGTATGAATTAAAGAGAACAAATCAAAGGTACCCAAGCATACTCAGTGTTGCAGCTAGATTTCATCACTTCAATAACAAATCTAATCTACTTTATCAAATCTCTTATTTTCACCATTCAACAACACCACAACCATTAAAAACAACAAAAAGGAGATGCCAAATGTGAACTCACCTTAGACAAAGGCCATCAAATCTATGAGATCGGCCATGGAAGTAGTAGTTGCACATCATGATGTTAGATGAGCAAAAATGTAGCCTCCGTCAAGATAGTTGCTAAAGTATTTAGTCACTATGATAAATTATCAACTTGGTTGAGACACGAGGAAGATGGAGAGAAATTATTGTTGCCCCTAACAACCATTGATTGACCTTGTACTTTTCACTGGAAATAGGGGCTGTTACAATAGGATTACAACAAATAAAAGTAGTATGCCAGATGCATTAATTAGGCTCGAACCACAAAGGGAGCATGTAATCAGATGAGTACAAGTTATGTTTGGTCAAGGTGGAGTGTGGGCTAATGCAACTCACTCGAAGTGATCACGACTCAGTTGAGGTGCCATATGAGGCTATAAAATTCTGCCAAGGTGGGATGCATTTCGGTTGGAGTGGATGTTAGCTTTTGGGGGATGGGTTAGTTTGCCCAAGGTGCATTTGGATCATTGGAGGTGAAtgttgaagttttgaggttcagcTGGCCAGTGGAAGATGTGGCTCGACTAATGTGCTTAGCTTGGCTTGGCTTGCCGAGGAGAGACAAATGTGTGGTTTGTCTCTCTCTTCTGGAAGCTGCTAAACTAACCGCCTTTGTGGAAGTAGATGGTTGCTTTCCATTAACTCTCTGTTTTTGAAAAAGCTGCAGATCCCTATGACACTGTAGCACCATCTATTTACAACCTATTGTTGTGACTTGTGAGTGCTAATGGTTACCCTTGCTTCTGGTGTCTGCCTCTGATTAAACTTGCCTTTTTCACTGTGGATCACTTTGCATTCATATTGTGCTAATCATGGGTTTTATGCATGGTATCCATCTACAATAATTGGAATGATGGGAGAAATGGCCATGCTCAAGAAGCAAAAGCTTGCAATTAGGATGAAACATCTACAATCTCTTGTGAAGCTGATGCCATATCTTGTGAAGGTGGTGAAAGAGCTTGCGAGTTGCCTTGTTGGAGGGGAAGAAATCTGATTTGCGCGGTGAGAATCAGATACACATTTTTTTTGAAGAAGAAAGGCTGACATGTGGGAAAAGCCACAGTTTTTGTCAGATCCAGAGGGGATGATCACACAAAAGAGGAGAtcatgtgctaacaatctgttctACACAAACATAAAAGGGGAAAGGAACCAGGAGCTTAGAGTTAAGTTTCAAATCGGATTCAGATTTGTGGGTTCTGGTTGATGGGTTATTGGGTCTCAACTGTTGGGTTTAAAACTTGGGTATTACAACATTTATGTCAATTATTATAATGCTACATTTTGGATATAGAAGTGAAGAGAAAGATAGATATGtcggattattttttaaaaaaatctaaatactACTATCCAAAAAGGAATTAGGTATATTTGCAGTAGAtgataaagaagagaaaaaatagGTGAAGTTGATGTGAATATGGTCAAAGGTAATCAAATGAATTCTATAACTGGGCAAGCTAAATTGATTAGAGGAAGATATAAGGGGAAGGAGACCATAGTAAACATTAGTTAATCATGTAATAAAAATTGATCTAGTTGATATGAACATTACTAACGATATAACCTCTTGCAAAGAGTTCAATGGAAGGGAAAATCCTCATAGTCAACCCCCCCAAATACTTGGGAGTTTGGCATAACACTGCTTGATCATGATGATGCTGATAAAAAAAAGacaacccggtgcacgaagctcccgccatgcggggtcccggggaaggatccattatacgcaaccttaccctgctttttgcaagaggttgtttccaagattcgaacccgtgaccttttggtcacatggcaacaactttatcgttgcgccaaggctccccttccatgatgatattgataaattaattaattatcagCGTCAAAATTTCTTTCTCCCTTTCATTGTTATTGTTTGAATTTGACCCTAACCAATTATACATCATTATTGTTTTGTGTGTAGACATGATCATACATTGTTACTATTTCTTTCTTCCTGTTCCAATCATGCTACATTTTAGTTATTTGGTTGGCTCAATACTAGGGACTAGTGTGATATGTTTACTTGTCTCCATGTTTTTTTCCCTTTCATTTAGATTTTCAAGTATTTTGCATCAAGCCAAAACTTGGAGGGAGAACTTGTTATGAAGCCTGCTGATCTGATGCGGGCAATTGTTCCTGTTTTTCCTCCATCAGAATCCAACATAGTTAGAGAAGGATATTTGAGAGGGGAGCGAAATCCTGGGGAATTATATTGCAGTCCTTCTGCCTTTTTTATGCTTTTTGATACTGATAGTGATGGACTTATATCTTTCCCAGAGTAAGTCAATGACTTCTGGTTCTTTAATTCAGACATTCACTTCCTGCAGCTAGATAATTTTCTCTTATATAAATCATTATGTTATTTTTTATTCTCACCCCACATTTTTTTTTCATCCTTTCTAGGTACATATTCTTTGTCACCTTACTTAGCATTCCTGAATCAAGCTTCAGTGTTGCTTTCAGAATGTTTGATCTTGACAATGATGGGTAGGCTTTGTTCCATCTTTTATCATATTTTGTTCCTGTACTTTGCATGGTTCTTTTTCCTAAGTTTTCTTTAACACCATCTCATTCAATCTATACTCGCCACTTGTGCACCCATAATGGAAGGGAGAAGGTATACTTTAGTCATTgtgatataaatttatttataatcttaaaaaGTAGTGGATATGAAACTTTGGACTGTTATGAATTATTGACAGAATCTTACCATATTACATGGCGACATTAGCATGATCTGGTCCTGTGCATTTAGCTGAGCTGAAATTGTATTGTAAGTTGACTTAGGGAAATCAGTTTGTTGGAAGGTGTATACATTTTAGACTTTCTTAATCAAGAAACCAGTGATTTTCCTAATACACCAGTTAATTATAGTTCTATGTGCTTCACTGCAAGTGTTTTTCAATCCTGATTACTTTCCAGTTTATCAAAACCTTCTTCATGTGAATACTAAGACTGTTATCTGCCTTTGGTGTTAGGAATAAGTTTGTTTTGTTTCTGTTATTTAGTCTTTGAACATGTATGCACATCTGAAATTCTAAGATATTAAATAATTTCTTTCTCATATACTTAATTACCTTATTTTTACTCCGAACACTTACTGTTTCTGGTGGTTAACATCATTCTAAAAGAGGCACAAGAAAGACAATATATTAGTTTGGTTAAGTTTGTGGCCTCATTTTCATTACTCAATACTTTTTCATTTTTTACCAGAGAGATAAAAAAAGATGAATTCATGAAAGTGATGGACTTAATGCGGGCTCATACTAGACAAGGGGCTTCTCATAGAAATGGACTGGAGATTGGTCTAAACATTGGTGGTTCTATTGAGACTGGAGGTCTGATTGAGCACTTTTTTGGCAAGGATGGGATGGGATCCCTCCAGCATGATAAGTTTGTTCAATTTCTTCGGGAGTTGCATGATGAGGTAATTCATTCCCTTTTGATATAAGGTTTATGAATCACTGGCTATCTTTCATTTGAGACCCTTGTACTCCTTGCTTTTCCCTTgcattagttttctttttgtatcaaagaataatttgatttttttacttAATCCTTCGTGATGAATTAAATCTAAATATCCAGTTCTTTCATTACTGAGTGTGAAGTTGTATGggataatattaatattgatgAGGGAGGTATctttattgatttatttttctaagaaattttcagtttaaaaaaaatgataaacccagTTAGCCCAGGGGGTGACCGACCCGGCTCCACGGAATTTTCTCATAggccactagggtaaatcgggaaatGTTCGCGGCGGACGGTCAAGAAGCCCAGCATCATTTGGTTGCATGccccatttgaaggaaaaattcctgcaaattcgTCATAGCTGGGTATCAAACCGCGGGTGTCTGGGCGATAACCTGGACCTGCTGTTGCACCATAGCCCCGGGTGCTTAAGAAATTTCCAGTTTAGGTCATTGTTCTGATGGTCACTGATCTTCAATTTCCTTAAATTTAAAGAAAAGTAAGATTTAGCAATTTACTCCTTTTCCAAGGAAGTTTGCAATTTTACATAtgctttcttaaatttttttagtgATGTTTGGTGTCATGACATGGAATAACCTGTTTGAGAGATGCATTCTCATGCAAGTACGTCAGGTGCTAAATTGAGGGCGTTGTGCCTCCTTGTTTCAGTTGTGTTGAGGATTTATAGGGGcatagactttttttttttttcaaatgtccCTTTGCTGTGGAGGTATGGGACAttatgaagaagccaaaggggtGGAAGTTTCAGTTTAGGGGTGAATTGGCTGGAAGGCAGGTGGCTGGAGGAGGGATTTGGTGGTAATAAGGGCGCTCCTGCACTTTTGAAGGTCTATATTGTAGTTGGTTTCACATTTCTGGAAGCCTAGGAATAGCAAAGACGCAAAATGAGGGCAGTGGTGTGAAATGTGTCCAAATATTTGAGGCTTTGGTGCATGAATTTAGCAGGCCTTTTGGTAATTGCAATTCTCTATGTTTGTTGGTCATGGTTGTCTAGGAGGCTTGGTTGGATGGAGTTGTAGCCAGTTGTGGTGTTCTGTGATGTAGCTTGGGTATCTGCTCAGAGGATGCAGATATTGGGTATCTCGTGGTGGATCCTTCAGCTGGTGTGATTGATATTGTTTGCAGAATGGTGATTTCTTTTTGTTGTGCATGGTGAATTGGTTATTGTTAATGCTGGGCTGCAATTTTGCCTCCAAAAGTTGAGTTGGTGGTTATAGTTTCTGTCAAATATTTGCATGGTAAGGACTTGCCTTCTTGGCAAGTTTTATGTTTGGTGGACATAAAAGTTTTGAGGGATGGTAGGGTTGTTGATTGGTGTTATGTGCGTAGGAATGAGAATAAGTAGGCACATATGGTTGTAAAATGAATGGTCTCGGTGAAGCATCTTACTTGGAGACCGCTCAGAGATAGCCTGTCACAAGAGAAGTATATTGAAGCTCGCTTGGATCGGTTCAAAATGAATTAGTGCCATATGTAGAGAGGACAAAAATTCTTTGTAATGCCATTAAGAAGTCAATATAAACTAGTGAGGCCAAGTTCTTTTAGACTTCTGATAAAAATGAAAATCATCTGCGGATGACTTCAGAAGAATATAGCTTCACAAATGGGCCTTTATAGCTTTGTTGACGTGTCTCAATCTTTGGTTTTGCACGTTGGTTCTGTTGCTCATCTTTGATGACTAAAAATAGTTAACTTGTATTTTGGTCTTGAATTACAcaagatttttattttattttatttttatgatgtTCAGATTGTGCGCTTGGAGTTTGCTCATTATGACTTCAAATCAAGAGGAACTATATCGGCTAAGGATTTTGCCTTGTCAATGGTTGCTTCTGCAGATATGAACCATATAAACAAGTTATTAGATCTTGTGGATGAATTAGATAGTAGTTCTCTTAGAAATATACACATTAGCTTCGAGGTGGGAATTTTTTCCTTGGCTCCATGGGTGATTAATCTTTGAACCTCTTAATTATGTGGAATTTGAAATTTCCAGGAATTCAAGGCTTTTGCTGAATTGCGGAAAAGATTGAAACCATTGTCAGTGGCCATCTTTAGTTATGGAAAAGTAAATGGTTTGTTGACAAAGCAAGACTTCATACG contains:
- the LOC121997200 gene encoding calcium uptake protein, mitochondrial-like isoform X2, giving the protein MRPSLAAVLRRSAIRRSRASARFASFAAADKESRSSDRDLGQVGRAVAMALAVGASGLGVWLFPWSSSSLGSWLSFADSDLLQNEQVCRNEARMEKKPRYLLADSYRRKVFFKYEKRIRILSSPEKIFKYFASSQNLEGELVMKPADLMRAIVPVFPPSESNIVREGYLRGERNPGELYCSPSAFFMLFDTDSDGLISFPEYIFFVTLLSIPESSFSVAFRMFDLDNDGEIKKDEFMKVMDLMRAHTRQGASHRNGLEIGLNIGGSIETGGLIEHFFGKDGMGSLQHDKFVQFLRELHDEIVRLEFAHYDFKSRGTISAKDFALSMVASADMNHINKLLDLVDELDSSSLRNIHISFEEFKAFAELRKRLKPLSVAIFSYGKVNGLLTKQDFIRAASHLRGVFKGSSRTRN
- the LOC121997200 gene encoding calcium uptake protein, mitochondrial-like isoform X1 is translated as MRPSLAAVLRRSAIRRSRASARFASFAAADKESRSSDRDLGQVGRAVAMALAVGASGLGVWLFPWSSSSLGSWLSFADSDLLQNEQVCRNEARMEKKPRYLLADSYRRKVFFKYEKRIRILSSPEKIFKYFASSQNLEGELVMKPADLMRAIVPVFPPSESNIVREGYLRGERNPGELYCSPSAFFMLFDTDSDGLISFPEYIFFVTLLSIPESSFSVAFRMFDLDNDGEIKKDEFMKVMDLMRAHTRQGASHRNGLEIGLNIGGSIETGGLIEHFFGKDGMGSLQHDKFVQFLRELHDEIVRLEFAHYDFKSRGTISAKDFALSMVASADMNHINKLLDLVDELDSSSLRNIHISFEEFKAFAELRKRLKPLSVAIFSYGKVNGLLTKQDFIRAASHVCGISLTENVVDVIFHVFDTNCDGNLSSEEFLRALQGRETDIQYPSNTGIMGLLSCWLRCTRDCSSSQMFSFVVEKIL